A region from the Alnus glutinosa chromosome 5, dhAlnGlut1.1, whole genome shotgun sequence genome encodes:
- the LOC133867709 gene encoding probable xyloglucan endotransglucosylase/hydrolase protein 8 has translation MKRRVSAMATLLFIAALMAASGFVCEAADSKGSFTDNFNIMWSENHFTTSEDGQTWYLALDKETGCGFQTKQSYRFGWFSMKLKLVGGDSAGVVTAYYMCTENGAGPTRDELDFEFLGNRTGQPYLIQTNVYKNGIGGREMRHMLWFDPTEDFHSYSILWNNHQIVFFVDSVPMRVYKNNGEANDFFPNEKPMYLFSSIWNADDWATRGGLEKTNWTKAPFVSSYKDFGVEGCQWEDPYPACVSTTTDNWWDQYNAWHLSDSQKMDFAWVQRNLVIYDYCKDYERYPTVPGECSLSPWD, from the exons atgaaaagaagagtTTCTGCGATGGCCACTCTTCTTTTCATTGCAGCTCTCATGGCTGCCTCTGGCTTTGTATGCGAAGCAGCTGATTCTAAAGGATCATTTACAGATAATTTCAATATAATGTGGTCTGAGAACCATTTTACCACCTCTGAAGACGGGCAGACCTGGTATCTCGCCTTGGACAAAGAAACAG gTTGTGGGTTTCAAACAAAGCAAAGTTATAGATTTGGGTGGTTTAGCATGAAGCTGAAGTTGGTCGGAGGTGACTCTGCCGGCGTAGTGACAGCTTACTAT ATGTGCACGGAAAATGGGGCAGGGCCGACGAGAGATGAGTTGGATTTTGAGTTCTTGGGGAATAGGACCGGGCAGCCGTATCTGATTCAGACAAACGTGTACAAGAATGGAATTGGTGGCCGTGAGATGAGGCACATGCTTTGGTTCGACCCCACCGAGGACTTCCATAGCTATTCCATCCTCTGGAACAACCACCAGATTGT GTTTTTTGTGGATAGCGTTCCGATGAGGGTGTACAAGAACAATGGGGAAGCAAACGACTTCTTCCCCAACGAGAAGCCCATGTACTTGTTTTCCAGCATATGGAACGCCGACGACTGGGCCACGAGAGGCGGGCTGGAGAAGACGAACTGGACCAAGGCCCCATTTGTGTCTTCTTACAAGGACTTCGGCGTCGAGGGGTGCCAATGGGAGGACCCTTATCCTGCATGCGTCTCAACCACGACTGATAATTGGTGGGATCAATACAATGCCTGGCATCTCTCCGATTCCCAGAAAATGGACTTTGCTTGGGTGCAGAGAAACCTTGTTATATACGATTATTGCAAGGACTATGAACGCTACCCAACGGTGCCCGGGGAGTGTTCGTTGAGTCCGTGGGATTAA